A single region of the Thermotoga profunda AZM34c06 genome encodes:
- the hfq gene encoding RNA chaperone Hfq, which produces MVEKFNLQDRFLNALRVGKIEVKVYLVNGFQTKGIIRSFDSYTILLENENQQNLIYKHAISTIMPSSFVMLMKTEQKEEQQEGQAESVSN; this is translated from the coding sequence ATGGTTGAGAAATTCAATCTCCAAGACAGGTTTTTGAATGCCCTGAGGGTGGGTAAGATTGAAGTGAAGGTCTATTTGGTGAATGGTTTTCAAACCAAAGGTATTATTCGATCCTTTGACAGTTACACAATTTTGTTGGAAAATGAAAATCAACAAAATTTGATCTATAAGCACGCTATAAGTACAATTATGCCATCGAGTTTTGTGATGCTGATGAAAACCGAGCAAAAAGAAGAACAACAGGAAGGTCAAGCTGAAAGTGTCTCAAATTAG
- a CDS encoding class I SAM-dependent methyltransferase, with translation MIFVTTSHDPTELQIKKAKKLADELGIPYLARKDHPNISETIEGEYCYVVEKSRIVIKSNNLEFFFHPSMAKVRMRNIQKGLKDHLIESLQLTGSETILDTTLGLGTEAILMAAFLDSGKVIGIEGSTPIFVVVRDGLENHMAKENWINTAMKKIQILHADFKQFLRSCPEESYDIVYCDPMFENPVFESSSMNPLRPFAIYDTVNTDDVDQMLRVAKKKIVLKAHAKDSLFRRIPVDRIFGSRRSQVLYGVIEKR, from the coding sequence GTGATATTTGTCACCACTTCACATGATCCTACTGAACTGCAAATCAAAAAAGCAAAGAAACTCGCGGATGAACTGGGAATTCCATATTTAGCAAGAAAAGATCATCCAAATATCTCAGAGACAATCGAAGGAGAGTACTGTTACGTTGTTGAGAAGAGCAGGATTGTCATCAAATCTAATAATTTAGAATTCTTTTTTCATCCATCCATGGCAAAGGTGAGAATGAGAAATATACAAAAAGGATTGAAAGATCATTTGATAGAGTCTTTGCAACTGACAGGTAGTGAGACCATACTCGATACAACACTTGGCCTTGGTACCGAAGCGATTTTGATGGCTGCCTTTCTTGATTCCGGGAAGGTCATAGGCATAGAAGGCTCCACACCGATCTTTGTCGTAGTACGAGATGGATTGGAGAATCACATGGCAAAAGAAAATTGGATTAACACTGCAATGAAAAAGATACAGATACTGCACGCTGATTTTAAGCAGTTTTTGAGATCTTGCCCTGAAGAATCATACGATATTGTCTACTGTGATCCTATGTTCGAAAATCCTGTCTTTGAATCTTCTTCTATGAATCCATTGAGACCATTTGCGATCTATGATACTGTAAACACCGATGACGTTGACCAGATGTTAAGAGTTGCAAAGAAAAAGATAGTTCTAAAAGCACATGCGAAAGATAGCCTTTTTAGAAGAATACCCGTTGATAGAATCTTTGGTAGTAGAAGAAGTCAAGTGCTTTATGGAGTGATAGAAAAAAGATGA
- the metK gene encoding methionine adenosyltransferase: MKKLFTSESVTEGHPDKVADQISDAILDAIIEQDPDARVAVETLVTTGIAVVAGEVTTEAYVDVQDIVRKTILEVGYTRAKYGFDGETCGVFTSIHNQSPDIALGVNKALEAREKNNDEDEFDKVGAGDQGMMFGYATNETPEFMPLPIILAHKLSMRLAKVRKEKIIPFLRPDGKTQVTVEYDENGKPIRVDTVLISAQHDPDVTMNDLRDALIEHVIKPTIPEKYWNDQVKILVNPTGRFVLGGPSADTGLTGRKIIVDTYGGWIPHGGGAFSGKDPTKVDRSAHYMARYVAKNVVAAGLADRFMLQVAYAIGKARPVSFMIDTFGTAKVDETKLRDVITQIFDFRPLAIIKKLNLRRPIYKKTAAYGHFGRNDPDFTWENLDVVPELKRAFNM, from the coding sequence ATGAAAAAACTTTTCACAAGCGAGAGCGTCACCGAAGGCCATCCAGATAAAGTAGCCGACCAGATCTCAGATGCAATTCTGGATGCGATTATCGAACAAGATCCAGATGCAAGAGTAGCTGTAGAAACACTCGTGACAACTGGTATAGCGGTTGTTGCTGGAGAGGTTACAACTGAAGCTTATGTGGATGTACAGGATATTGTACGAAAGACTATTTTAGAAGTAGGATATACACGGGCAAAATATGGTTTCGATGGTGAAACATGTGGAGTTTTTACCTCAATACACAATCAATCTCCCGATATTGCCCTTGGAGTAAATAAAGCACTCGAAGCAAGAGAGAAAAACAACGATGAAGATGAATTTGACAAGGTTGGTGCAGGAGATCAAGGAATGATGTTTGGTTATGCAACCAATGAAACACCTGAGTTCATGCCATTGCCAATAATATTAGCCCATAAACTTTCAATGAGATTGGCGAAGGTGAGAAAAGAAAAAATCATACCATTTTTAAGACCCGATGGAAAAACCCAGGTAACAGTGGAATATGATGAGAACGGCAAACCAATCCGTGTTGATACAGTATTGATATCAGCCCAACACGATCCCGATGTCACCATGAACGACTTAAGGGATGCTCTCATAGAACATGTCATCAAACCAACTATTCCAGAAAAATACTGGAACGATCAAGTGAAGATACTGGTAAATCCAACTGGAAGATTTGTCCTTGGTGGTCCATCAGCCGACACGGGATTGACCGGTAGAAAGATAATCGTCGATACATATGGTGGTTGGATCCCACATGGGGGAGGAGCGTTCAGTGGTAAGGACCCAACGAAAGTTGATAGATCGGCACATTACATGGCGCGATACGTAGCAAAGAATGTCGTTGCTGCAGGTTTAGCAGATAGATTCATGTTGCAGGTTGCCTATGCCATAGGTAAAGCAAGACCTGTTTCATTCATGATAGACACCTTCGGAACGGCAAAGGTCGATGAGACAAAACTGAGAGATGTAATAACACAGATTTTTGATTTCAGACCGCTTGCCATAATAAAGAAACTCAATCTCAGAAGACCTATCTACAAAAAGACCGCAGCATATGGACACTTTGGTCGAAATGACCCAGATTTCACCTGGGAAAATCTCGATGTTGTTCCAGAATTAAAAAGGGCATTTAATATGTGA
- the rpsT gene encoding 30S ribosomal protein S20, which produces MAKKVSKSVVKRAEEALKRKVRNRAYKTQMKNAIKKVLEAVKTKEPADSIDKLLKNAISTIDKAASKGIIHKNQAARRKSRLVKAIRS; this is translated from the coding sequence ATGGCAAAGAAAGTCAGCAAATCTGTAGTGAAAAGGGCTGAGGAAGCGCTTAAGAGAAAGGTTAGAAACAGGGCATATAAAACTCAGATGAAAAATGCAATCAAGAAAGTGCTCGAAGCTGTCAAGACAAAAGAACCAGCTGATAGTATAGACAAACTTTTGAAAAATGCTATTTCAACAATCGACAAAGCAGCTTCCAAGGGAATTATTCATAAAAATCAAGCAGCCCGAAGAAAATCTCGCTTAGTAAAAGCCATAAGATCATAA
- the hflX gene encoding GTPase HflX encodes MSQIRKKFKFINAIILTIREDYSSIEELQQLLSTLDIRVTEVICQKRTEPDARYYFGLGKIEKLKELIKLIGVSLVVIDDEITPLQAKNLEKQLNITVKDRTQIILEIFARHATTEEGKLQVELASLQYELPRLVGQGKELSRLGGGIGTRGPGEQEIEEKRRKIRERIRVLKQRLVQIEKNRAQQRKLRLKSELPMISVVGYTNAGKSSLIKALSGDDVFVADKLFSTLAPVIRRVKLPSGRLALFKDTVGFIRNVPHTLIKAFKSTLEEILFSDLIVIVVDVSDENFNEKLKSSLRVLEELEALFIPRLLAFNKIDRVSSHVLQDLSVTYPEAIFISALQGIGIQELLKRVCEEIEKNECEDLFAVKLEDLPLLMKEKEKITITEQVYHDDTVMVRVRAKSSILERLKQITGGMNS; translated from the coding sequence GTGTCTCAAATTAGAAAGAAATTCAAATTTATCAACGCTATCATTTTAACCATAAGGGAAGATTATTCATCTATTGAGGAACTTCAACAACTTTTGAGTACGCTTGATATAAGAGTTACAGAGGTGATATGCCAAAAGAGGACCGAACCTGACGCACGTTACTATTTTGGTCTTGGCAAAATAGAGAAACTCAAAGAATTGATAAAATTAATTGGCGTATCTCTTGTAGTAATCGACGACGAAATAACTCCTTTACAAGCAAAGAATTTGGAAAAGCAACTGAATATCACTGTGAAAGACAGAACACAGATAATACTTGAGATCTTTGCGCGCCACGCAACAACCGAGGAAGGGAAACTCCAAGTGGAATTAGCCAGCCTGCAGTACGAGTTACCAAGATTGGTTGGACAAGGTAAGGAATTGTCAAGACTTGGAGGCGGCATAGGTACAAGAGGTCCCGGTGAACAAGAGATAGAAGAAAAGAGAAGAAAGATACGCGAGAGGATAAGAGTTTTAAAACAAAGATTGGTTCAAATAGAAAAAAATAGAGCTCAACAAAGAAAATTGAGATTGAAGAGCGAACTTCCGATGATCTCTGTGGTTGGTTATACCAATGCGGGAAAATCCAGCCTAATCAAGGCTTTGAGTGGTGATGATGTTTTCGTAGCCGACAAACTCTTCAGTACTCTGGCGCCTGTGATAAGGAGAGTAAAACTACCATCGGGTAGATTGGCGCTTTTCAAAGACACTGTAGGTTTCATAAGAAATGTCCCCCATACTCTCATTAAAGCCTTTAAATCAACGCTTGAGGAAATACTTTTTTCAGATTTGATAGTGATTGTTGTAGATGTCTCAGACGAAAATTTCAATGAAAAGCTCAAATCTTCTCTGAGGGTATTAGAAGAGCTCGAAGCACTATTCATTCCACGGCTTTTGGCTTTCAATAAAATCGATCGAGTTTCTTCTCATGTATTGCAAGATCTATCTGTCACTTACCCGGAGGCTATTTTCATAAGCGCTCTGCAAGGTATAGGGATTCAAGAACTTTTGAAACGTGTTTGCGAAGAAATCGAAAAGAATGAATGCGAAGATTTATTTGCAGTAAAATTGGAAGATTTACCTTTGCTGATGAAAGAAAAAGAAAAAATAACAATTACCGAACAGGTGTATCACGACGATACAGTAATGGTTCGGGTTAGAGCAAAATCCAGTATCTTAGAGCGCCTAAAGCAGATTACAGGAGGGATGAATTCGTGA
- a CDS encoding carbohydrate ABC transporter permease: protein MKRKAREALLAYLFLVPSFLILGTFVFWPVGFSFVLSFFRWDFKNMKNPVFAGIENYLEIFRFQSPPSHSFVYSLLETLIIIFACFSIILSIYSFKRRYHLSIIVLIGSILCLWFANEYLISYIIVVVLMVLVYLLLRDNGVLSKHGISIGLFTVILIVFWILFDKRIYTVVDFFLESRDKNLFIKAIYNTLYYVVLSVPTTIAIALVIALLLNSNIKMRAFFRTAYFIPFVTSVVAISLVWRWIFDDAYGLLNYLLSFLKIGKIAWLKDERWTIPTIAIVSIWKTVGYDAVILLAGLQNIDKSYYEAAQVDGATTWDRFIHITWPLLSPTTFFLLVVSLISSFKVFTEIYVLYSGLPGPYNNSGMTMVYYVFDRFYVQQRMGIACAAAYILFAIILIFTGLQFWLSRKTVEYVS from the coding sequence ATGAAAAGGAAGGCAAGAGAAGCTTTACTGGCATATCTTTTCTTGGTGCCTTCCTTTTTAATACTCGGTACTTTTGTGTTTTGGCCCGTGGGCTTTTCATTTGTACTCAGTTTTTTCAGATGGGATTTCAAAAACATGAAAAACCCTGTCTTTGCGGGTATAGAAAACTATCTGGAAATCTTTCGCTTTCAGAGTCCACCATCACATAGTTTTGTGTACTCTTTACTTGAAACTTTGATCATCATCTTTGCGTGTTTTTCAATCATACTTTCGATATACAGCTTCAAAAGAAGATATCACCTTTCCATCATCGTACTTATAGGATCAATCCTTTGTCTCTGGTTTGCGAACGAATATCTGATTTCCTATATTATTGTAGTTGTTTTAATGGTCTTGGTTTATCTTTTACTCAGAGATAACGGTGTACTATCAAAACACGGTATCAGTATAGGTCTTTTCACAGTTATTTTGATTGTTTTTTGGATCCTTTTTGACAAAAGAATCTACACCGTTGTGGATTTCTTCCTTGAAAGTCGGGACAAAAATCTTTTCATAAAGGCCATTTACAATACCCTTTATTATGTTGTCCTGAGTGTACCAACAACCATCGCCATTGCTCTGGTTATAGCCTTGCTACTCAATAGCAATATAAAAATGAGAGCGTTTTTTAGAACAGCGTACTTCATTCCCTTTGTAACATCTGTTGTTGCCATATCCCTTGTCTGGCGATGGATTTTTGATGATGCCTATGGTTTGCTCAATTACTTACTTTCTTTTTTGAAAATCGGCAAAATAGCGTGGCTTAAGGATGAACGGTGGACTATTCCTACCATAGCAATTGTTTCGATCTGGAAAACAGTTGGGTATGATGCTGTGATATTGCTCGCCGGTCTTCAGAATATAGACAAATCTTACTATGAAGCAGCTCAGGTTGATGGTGCAACAACTTGGGATAGATTCATTCATATAACTTGGCCACTGCTCTCACCCACTACGTTCTTTTTATTAGTCGTTTCTTTGATAAGTTCCTTCAAGGTCTTTACCGAGATATATGTCTTGTACAGTGGACTCCCAGGTCCCTACAATAACAGTGGTATGACGATGGTCTATTATGTCTTTGACAGATTTTATGTTCAACAGAGAATGGGTATAGCCTGCGCAGCGGCGTATATATTGTTTGCAATCATCTTGATTTTCACTGGTCTACAATTTTGGCTCAGTCGTAAGACTGTGGAATACGTCTCATGA
- the miaA gene encoding tRNA (adenosine(37)-N6)-dimethylallyltransferase MiaA produces the protein MIIIAGPTAVGKTEIAIEVCQNIGGQIISVDSRQIYKFMDIGTAKPTPEQRELIKHYLIDIVEPDEYYSAYQFRKDAIHAAKEILSVGKVPIFVGGTGLYIDSLLRGIFDGFPKDERLRSDLLQMEKENAGSLRKLLEQYDPQAASKIHKNDLKRTIRALEVCLKSGRKFSELQKEISPAGKFRLIILNRDRNELYDRINSRVEKMIEKGLIEEVESLLRKGYTKELNSMKTIGYQEVIEYLEGKIGYDTMIEQIKKNTRHFARRQLIWFRRYKEVLVLHFSERENIVRTISQIVLEEAQRGLTFDGGF, from the coding sequence ATGATCATAATTGCCGGTCCCACAGCCGTTGGTAAAACAGAGATTGCAATTGAGGTTTGTCAAAACATCGGCGGACAGATCATCTCAGTTGATTCAAGGCAAATTTATAAATTCATGGATATCGGCACAGCAAAGCCAACTCCAGAACAAAGAGAACTTATCAAACACTATCTTATCGATATAGTTGAACCAGACGAATATTACAGTGCCTACCAATTCAGAAAAGATGCCATTCATGCAGCTAAAGAAATTCTAAGCGTAGGAAAGGTTCCTATTTTTGTTGGAGGAACAGGGTTGTATATTGACTCTTTATTGAGAGGAATCTTTGATGGATTTCCAAAAGATGAAAGGCTGCGCTCTGATCTCTTGCAAATGGAGAAAGAAAATGCTGGTTCTTTGCGAAAATTGTTGGAACAATATGATCCACAAGCTGCTTCAAAGATACACAAGAACGATCTCAAGAGAACTATCAGAGCACTTGAGGTTTGTTTGAAGTCTGGAAGGAAATTCTCAGAACTTCAAAAGGAAATTTCTCCTGCAGGCAAATTTCGCTTGATAATTTTGAATCGAGATAGAAATGAACTTTATGATAGAATTAATTCAAGAGTCGAAAAGATGATTGAGAAAGGATTGATAGAAGAAGTCGAGAGCCTTCTAAGAAAGGGTTATACAAAAGAGCTGAACTCAATGAAGACAATAGGTTATCAAGAGGTGATAGAGTACTTAGAAGGAAAGATAGGATATGACACGATGATTGAGCAAATAAAAAAGAACACAAGGCATTTTGCCAGAAGACAGTTGATTTGGTTCCGGAGGTATAAAGAGGTGCTGGTTTTACATTTTTCTGAAAGAGAAAACATCGTGAGAACAATATCACAAATCGTGCTGGAGGAAGCACAGCGCGGTTTAACATTTGATGGGGGGTTTTAA
- a CDS encoding CPBP family intramembrane glutamic endopeptidase, with protein MRRNLKMSKAVIRFLIFVTMLWIGSTLAYYFSSMWFITTWYASIFVVSLYFALKTGEKLSDLFRLNGKWILKSILFLPLIYALMAVVSFIFPSIGATTQIQKVDITTAIVITFLGPISEEMAFRGYTQGIARRKLNVNSAILITALFFSFFHPFEVFPQIFVMSMVLSVVREISGSLVPPMIIHCLNNTVALVVSFLI; from the coding sequence ATGAGGAGAAATCTGAAAATGAGTAAGGCAGTGATAAGGTTTTTGATATTCGTGACAATGCTTTGGATAGGTTCTACATTGGCATACTATTTTTCGAGTATGTGGTTCATCACAACGTGGTATGCCAGTATTTTTGTGGTAAGTTTATACTTCGCTTTAAAAACCGGTGAGAAGTTATCGGATCTTTTCAGATTAAATGGCAAATGGATATTGAAAAGTATCTTATTTCTACCATTGATATATGCCTTGATGGCAGTGGTGAGTTTTATTTTCCCATCCATTGGTGCAACTACTCAAATACAAAAAGTCGATATAACAACGGCTATAGTAATAACATTTTTAGGACCAATCTCGGAAGAGATGGCCTTTAGAGGTTATACTCAGGGAATAGCTCGCAGGAAATTGAATGTTAACTCAGCAATACTGATCACGGCATTATTTTTCTCTTTCTTTCATCCATTTGAGGTCTTTCCCCAGATCTTTGTGATGTCAATGGTGCTGAGTGTTGTGAGAGAGATCTCTGGATCACTCGTTCCGCCGATGATAATACATTGCCTCAATAACACAGTAGCGTTGGTAGTTAGTTTCCTGATTTGA
- a CDS encoding M23 family metallopeptidase, with protein MKKYLLLLLIFLAVLTYAADFVPPVAGTAVVTSSFGEFRGSGNRGPHFHMGIDLSTNMRSGVPILAAADGWLVRIEIDDDDIYGNVVVLEHENGMRTLYAHLSKFSPKLDMIINSVISEFGKKRIVINFPSKTFFFKAGEPIGYSGQTGEAAQPHCHFEIRSADESICYDPASFMSFAKPKDAVFSVKSLVIDSERYTYTEGRVYQFKDAYPKIAINAATMLNKNVIGLKNLKMYFNETLVYDINLGEIPLDEFNNVWSVYTNDSVSDGYSYNAWYKLYPDRSTAVVKTNKFAELGRLPSRVNVKIVCTDIWNEEFTLKFVIERR; from the coding sequence GTGAAAAAGTACTTGCTTTTACTCTTGATATTCTTAGCTGTGCTAACCTACGCTGCTGATTTTGTTCCACCGGTTGCGGGTACAGCTGTGGTTACATCGAGTTTTGGAGAATTCAGAGGCAGTGGAAACAGAGGCCCTCATTTTCACATGGGGATTGATCTTTCCACCAATATGCGAAGTGGCGTACCCATACTTGCAGCAGCCGATGGATGGCTCGTTAGAATCGAAATCGATGATGATGATATATATGGTAATGTCGTTGTATTAGAGCACGAAAATGGTATGAGGACGCTTTATGCACATTTGAGTAAGTTTTCGCCTAAACTCGATATGATAATCAATTCTGTAATCTCGGAATTTGGAAAAAAACGAATTGTAATTAATTTCCCATCAAAAACATTCTTTTTCAAAGCTGGTGAACCGATCGGTTATTCAGGCCAGACAGGTGAAGCTGCTCAACCTCATTGTCATTTCGAAATTCGAAGCGCAGATGAATCGATTTGTTATGATCCCGCTTCTTTTATGAGTTTTGCTAAACCAAAAGATGCGGTCTTTTCTGTCAAATCATTGGTGATTGATTCTGAACGTTACACATACACAGAGGGTAGAGTTTATCAGTTCAAAGATGCATATCCTAAGATAGCAATAAATGCTGCCACAATGCTTAACAAAAATGTAATTGGCTTGAAGAATTTAAAGATGTATTTCAACGAAACTCTTGTGTATGATATTAATCTTGGTGAGATACCATTGGATGAATTCAACAACGTATGGAGTGTTTATACCAACGACTCTGTTTCTGATGGGTACAGTTACAATGCGTGGTATAAATTGTATCCAGACAGGAGTACTGCTGTCGTAAAGACGAATAAATTTGCCGAACTTGGAAGACTACCTTCAAGAGTGAATGTCAAAATCGTCTGTACCGACATATGGAATGAAGAATTTACACTTAAATTCGTGATTGAAAGAAGGTAG
- a CDS encoding carbohydrate ABC transporter permease, whose protein sequence is MRKFIFSTFIYLLVACGAMLMLLPFAWMVSTSFKARSEVEKWPPQWGSKNFSRSWDVKVKVSRSSAGGVDWRGLTLREALTLRDSQQMANVLSLQIDDDPVYRGTITINLPKEFSYLRGKLDQESFNEFIEQLNYVAQNKQVIDLAKSSQNAEEFFSNFFVLYHHGQSALLDRRNYVAEVEKTMSNSLSQLEIFERYANRIPENERENYLLLVSNAKKSINNALSDASVFKKGTIALLQRSEIENLREIIKNCIKQILPESLSEEIKNTPVMQLYVNRIVQPLQNLVNVLDTYDFVNQFFKSVQTQKTDTHEIVFKFLSKAERDKIMLNQLAQMDFPERIRRTIDSEISRSTESLPEKVDKALDEQLYEDFKTLNVDNLRTYVQQLKQPLSVLSNALTYISSLSQFQSLDLLVQKLKESGVMEQTVQISLEKLESLLQIAGDADLFWQLLVQLYENIQAVSKLRIIYNQSQSSMKIVQAPEFVKNIRLNRNQNIEIELNNTHPVYLEDENYSVRADYSPKEVFANIFQNYAMAWKSAPFGIYYINTAFVSIVTTILEIIFAAMAAYAFAIMRFPGKNLIFALFLGTMMIPGEVLLVPNFITISKLGWIDTYYALIIPWIVSVFAIFLMRQHFLTLPSELKDAALIDGCSHFRYLWTIVAPLSKPTIITSALLKFVGSWNAFLWVLIVTNKDKFRTLPVGLQTFSTDVGTVYNQLMAAATFSILPIVILFLFTQKYFIRGVAHTGLK, encoded by the coding sequence ATGAGAAAATTTATTTTTTCCACTTTTATTTATTTGTTAGTCGCTTGTGGTGCCATGTTGATGTTATTGCCCTTTGCTTGGATGGTCTCAACCTCATTTAAGGCCAGAAGTGAGGTCGAGAAATGGCCACCTCAATGGGGTTCAAAGAATTTCTCAAGATCGTGGGATGTAAAGGTCAAGGTTTCAAGAAGTTCGGCTGGTGGAGTTGATTGGAGAGGACTGACTTTGAGGGAAGCTTTGACACTCAGAGATTCCCAACAAATGGCCAATGTACTTTCACTACAAATAGATGATGATCCAGTTTACAGAGGAACAATAACGATTAACTTACCAAAAGAGTTCAGTTATCTTCGAGGAAAGCTTGATCAAGAGAGTTTCAATGAATTCATCGAGCAACTGAACTATGTAGCCCAAAACAAACAGGTAATAGATCTGGCAAAATCATCTCAGAATGCCGAGGAATTTTTTTCAAACTTTTTTGTGCTCTATCACCACGGTCAATCTGCACTCTTAGATCGTAGAAACTACGTAGCAGAAGTTGAAAAAACAATGAGTAATTCTTTGAGTCAATTAGAAATATTCGAAAGATATGCAAATAGAATCCCAGAAAATGAAAGGGAGAATTATTTGCTATTGGTATCGAATGCAAAAAAATCAATAAACAATGCGTTATCAGACGCATCAGTCTTTAAGAAGGGTACAATAGCGTTACTACAGAGATCAGAAATTGAAAATCTGCGAGAAATTATCAAAAATTGCATTAAGCAAATCTTGCCAGAATCACTGAGCGAAGAAATCAAAAACACGCCTGTAATGCAGTTATACGTCAATAGAATCGTTCAACCACTACAAAATCTGGTGAATGTACTTGATACTTACGATTTTGTTAACCAATTCTTCAAATCAGTCCAAACTCAAAAAACAGACACACATGAGATTGTTTTCAAATTTTTGAGCAAGGCAGAAAGAGATAAGATCATGTTGAATCAACTTGCTCAAATGGACTTTCCTGAAAGAATTCGCCGCACAATTGACAGCGAAATCAGTCGTTCCACCGAATCCTTACCAGAGAAGGTTGACAAGGCTTTGGACGAACAACTCTACGAGGACTTTAAAACTCTAAATGTCGATAATTTACGAACATATGTTCAACAATTGAAGCAACCACTTTCGGTTTTATCTAACGCGCTTACATATATAAGCAGTCTCTCACAATTTCAGTCTCTCGACCTATTAGTTCAAAAATTGAAAGAATCTGGTGTTATGGAACAGACTGTACAGATCAGCTTGGAAAAACTCGAGAGTCTATTACAAATCGCCGGTGATGCAGATTTATTCTGGCAACTACTGGTTCAACTCTATGAAAATATTCAAGCAGTTTCAAAACTACGAATAATCTATAACCAGAGCCAATCTTCCATGAAAATCGTTCAGGCCCCAGAGTTTGTGAAAAACATCAGACTTAACAGAAACCAAAATATCGAAATAGAGTTGAACAATACTCATCCAGTTTATCTTGAAGACGAGAATTATTCTGTTCGGGCTGATTATAGTCCAAAGGAAGTTTTTGCGAATATTTTTCAAAATTATGCGATGGCTTGGAAAAGTGCCCCATTTGGTATTTATTACATAAACACAGCTTTTGTATCAATTGTCACTACAATCTTAGAGATTATTTTTGCCGCTATGGCTGCTTATGCCTTTGCTATAATGAGATTTCCTGGAAAAAATCTGATCTTCGCATTATTTTTGGGAACAATGATGATCCCTGGGGAGGTATTGTTGGTACCGAATTTCATAACGATATCCAAACTTGGCTGGATTGATACTTACTATGCTCTGATAATACCCTGGATTGTCAGTGTCTTTGCGATTTTTTTGATGAGACAACATTTTTTGACACTCCCTTCCGAACTGAAAGATGCCGCCTTAATAGATGGATGTTCCCATTTCAGATATCTGTGGACTATCGTTGCACCACTCTCAAAACCCACGATAATCACAAGCGCTCTTCTAAAATTTGTTGGAAGTTGGAATGCATTTTTGTGGGTCCTGATAGTGACCAACAAAGACAAATTCAGAACTCTGCCCGTTGGACTCCAAACCTTCAGCACAGATGTAGGAACCGTGTATAATCAATTAATGGCGGCAGCCACCTTTTCCATTCTTCCAATAGTAATATTATTCCTATTTACTCAAAAATACTTCATACGCGGAGTGGCACATACAGGCTTGAAATAG